The DNA region CTCGTCTTCCTCGCCTTCGTGGTCTATCCGGTCGGCTACGGCCTGTGGCTGGCGCGTCATCCGTCAAGCTATGTCGCGCTTTACAACGACCCGATCTTCGCGCGCGCGGCGGTCAACACGCTGATCTTCCTGGTCATCGGCATCAACATCAAGATGCTGATCGCGCTGTTCCTGTCCGGCTTCTTCGCGCAGCAGCGGCCCTGGATCAGGTGGCTGTCGGTCATCTTCATCCTGCCTTGGGCGGTGCCGTCGATCCCGACCATTCTCTCCGTGCGCTTCATGCTCAACCCCGAATGGGGCGTGGTCAACCAGCTGATCTTCAAGTTCACCGGCGACGACGGCCCGAACTGGCTGAACGATCCGGCGGTCGCGCTCGCGATGGCGATCGGCGTGCACATCTGGAAGTCGCTGCCGTTCTGGACGCTGATCCTGCTGACCGGACGGCTCGCCATCCCGCATGATCTGTACGAGGCATCCGACGTCGACGGCGCCAATTGGTGGCAGAAATTCCGCTACATCACCTGGCCGTCGATGCAGACGCTCTACATCACCTGCACGCTGCTCTCGATGATCTGGACGCTGGGCGACTTCAACAGCGTCTATCTGCTCACCGGCGGCGGGCCCGCCGACCTCACCCACGTGCTGTCGACCCTCGGCATCCGCTATCTCAGGCTCGACCAGCTCTCGCTGGCGATGGCCTCGATCGTCTGCGCGATGCCATTCGTGCTGCCGCTGGTCTATTACATGATGAAACGGTTGTCGCGATGAAGCTGCCCACCCTCCGCGAAGTCGGCACCGAAGCCAAGCTGCTGCTGATCGGCATCCCGGTCTTCATCTGGACCATGATCCCGATCTACCACATGTTCGTGTTCGCGATCTCGCCGAAGGAGGACGCGTTTACCGGCAAGCTGTGGCCGACGCATCCGACGCTGCACAATTTCTCCATCGT from Bradyrhizobium sp. B124 includes:
- a CDS encoding sugar ABC transporter permease; this encodes MAITLSASDVPSPPLSARLSPPQVWGIVLLVPYLLVFLAFVVYPVGYGLWLARHPSSYVALYNDPIFARAAVNTLIFLVIGINIKMLIALFLSGFFAQQRPWIRWLSVIFILPWAVPSIPTILSVRFMLNPEWGVVNQLIFKFTGDDGPNWLNDPAVALAMAIGVHIWKSLPFWTLILLTGRLAIPHDLYEASDVDGANWWQKFRYITWPSMQTLYITCTLLSMIWTLGDFNSVYLLTGGGPADLTHVLSTLGIRYLRLDQLSLAMASIVCAMPFVLPLVYYMMKRLSR